CTTCTCCTTGCTCTCCCAGTAGCCTCCCTTGTAGACGTGCGCCAGCTCCTGCGTCACCGGGTCCTTCTTCCGCTCGAACCACAGCGGTTTGTAGGGATCGTAGGGTGTCCCTGGGGGGCACAGCAGTGTGAGGGCCTGGGGGGGACACCGAGCGGGGACATCCCTGTCTGACAGCCGTGCCTTACCGTCCTCGGTGGCGCGGGCGGCCTCGGCCTCGCGGCGCTTGCGGGAGAGCCGCTGTTTCTCCTCCAGCCGCTGCTTCTCGGCGTTGGCCTCGTCCCACCTCCCGTTCTCCATGAGGCGCTGGTCCGGGCGCCGCCGGCTGTCCGTGGGGGCCGTCCCGTTCTCCGGCGCGTTCAGGGTCAGCGCCAGCTCCGAGAAGTAGTACATGTTCTCTGCATACTTCCTACGGCACGGCAAAGAACGGGGCTCAGCGCCAGCCCCGCAGCCCGGCTCCCAGAGCCGcctaattcccattttccccactcACGGGAGTGGGTTCCGCTTCCACAGCAGCACCCGGCTGTCCTCAGCCTCGTGGGCTCGCGGCCGCGCCTCGGCTCCGTTGTcccctgttcccagctggaCCTTGTAGCAATCCATCTTCTCGTCCCACGTGCCCAGCAGGGCAAAATGCACCTTTCCTGAGGGGTCCATCACTTCCCCAGTGACctggcaggagaggggacagccTGGATCAGGACACACTGCAGTCATGAGCAACCCGCTGTGTCCCATGGCTCCGTGTCCCTACCTTCCTCGCCACATCCCGGGAGAAGTAGCTGTAAGGGACAAACTTGAGGATGCACTTGTCCCCTGTCTTATGGTTGATGATCTCGATCTCACCTGACTGTAGAGGGGAGAGGAGAGTCAGACCCACCCATGCCCCATTCCCCAGGGATCCACGCTTCCATAGACCTCCCATCCACAACTTCCCACCTGGTCTATCCAGAGCTTCCCCACGATGATGTTGTGCACGGTGGTCGTCACCTTTTTCCACGTGTAGTGGTTGCCGGAGGAGTGGAAGATGCAGTGGATGGTACCTGAGGGAGGGAGATTGTACTGGGAACCACACCTGGAACCTCGGGTGGTCCCAAAAATCCCACGCACTCCTGGGGTGCTCACCCAGAGGCATGATGGAGAGGTATTTCCCTCGGAATTTGCTGGTGATTTTGATTTCCTGGCGCAGCGTCCAGCCATTCTTGGAGTCGGCGTGGTGGGCGGCAGCCGGCGGGTGGTGGCTCACCTGGACACGGGATTGGGGACAGCTCAGTGCCGGCCATCCCGAcagcccaggaaaggctgggagagaggagccGGCCGCACCTGCTCACAGAGGGAGCGGTATCCGTTCTCCTCCAGGCGATCCAGCTCGAAGGTTTCCCCCAGGAGCGGGTTGAAGGGTTTGCTGGTGCGGAAGACGGTGGTGGAGTAGGAGGACACGGTGAAAGCGGCCACGtagcacagctgctccagggagctcTCGCACCGCGCCGCCCGATCCAGGAGCTCGTGGTATTCCAAGTCCTCCGTCAGCCGCTGCAGCATGGACAGCGGCTCGTTGAAATTCACCTGGAAGAGGGAACGGGTCAAAAAAAGGGGGTTCCGGGGTGCCCCGCGCCCACCCACCAGCTGCATCTGTGCTCACTGGCATGGGAATTTTGGACAGCTCCTTCCCGATGCAGTTCTTCATGATGCTCCAGAGGTTGAGGCTGTAGTTGGGTTTGTAGGGAATGCGGGTTCTCTTCTCCTTCTTGGTGTCCTCAACCTGGTGCTTGTACTAGGGAGAGGGGAGACAAAGGCTGCTATGTCCCTGTGACCCCTCAAACACTTCCATGGGAATTTGGGCACGCCCAAGCCATAAACCCCCATCCCACCTGTTCATCCAGGCTGATGTCACTGCTGGTGCCGCTGATGTTGCTCCCAGTTCTCCTGggaagaggggaaagggggTGAACATTCCTGAGCAGGGCCGAGCAGCAAGGGGATTCCCCTCTCCCCCAAAACTCACTTGTGGCCCATGATGTCGGGCACGGGGAAGATCTCCGGGGCGTCAAAGAACTCGTTGTTGTCGTCATCCTCGTCACTCAGGTCACCTttggcagggcagcacagatcTGGGAAAGGGGACAGGGCTGGTGAGGAAGTGACATCATTCCCAGTTTCCTGCTAGAGGCTCCCCTGTCACCATCAGCAAGGCAAGGGGGTCACACCCCACCCCAGCTCTGAGGGGTGTTGGATAAGGCTCAGAGGAGTCAGTTTGGACCCTGTTGTGGATGCCAGAATCACTCGATTACACAGATGAGATGGGACAGACACATCCCTTGGGATCAGCAGAGTGAGAGAAGCTGAGCCTGGCTCGGAAAATCCTGGGAAGCATCTGAGAGACACTTGGGCACAGCACTTGTCCCTCCCCACCTTTGCCAGAGCCTCCAGTGCCGGGCGTGCTGGCGGGGAGCACCGTGGCCCCCCGGAAAGCCCTTTCCAGGTGGTTGTGCTGCTTGGCCAACTGCTCCAACGTCTCCTCCAGCCGGATCCGCTGATCCCGCTCTTGCTGCAGCGACTTCTGCCACTTCTTCCCGTGCGTTTGTGCCAGGAGCATGAAATCCCGGCAGGCCTGGGGGGAAACAGTGCTCAGCATGGAAGTGGGAGCTTTTCCCACTGTGGAATCCTCAGGATGGGGACTCACGTTGATCATGGCGTTGGAGGTGATGCGGAAGAGCGTGGCCCGCTCGTTGACCTGCTTGATCTTGTCCGTGCTGTCCGGAGGGAGCCGCAGGGCCTCGAGCTCGCTGAGGGAGCGCTGCAGGGCCGTGCCGTGCTTGGCGATCAGGTCGTTGCAGGTACTCAGGTCCTCCACTTTGCTGGATAAAATCCGCAGGGTGTTCTGCAGCTCCGTCTTGTCCGTTTGCGACACCGACTCGTCACCAGAGTCATctgtgggtgggaagggatgggaaatgTGGGATTGTCATGTCACACCAGGAGCTGGTGGTGGGGCTGCCAGGAAGGGCACGGGGGgggatccccaaatccctgagggCTCCCAAACACTCATGGTC
This portion of the Vidua chalybeata isolate OUT-0048 chromosome 6, bVidCha1 merged haplotype, whole genome shotgun sequence genome encodes:
- the OSBP gene encoding oxysterol-binding protein 1 isoform X2, which produces MGHTCRGTINLATANITVEDSCNFIISNGGAQTYHLKASSEVERQRWVTALELAKAKAVKMLEESDDSGDESVSQTDKTELQNTLRILSSKVEDLSTCNDLIAKHGTALQRSLSELEALRLPPDSTDKIKQVNERATLFRITSNAMINACRDFMLLAQTHGKKWQKSLQQERDQRIRLEETLEQLAKQHNHLERAFRGATVLPASTPGTGGSGKDLCCPAKGDLSDEDDDNNEFFDAPEIFPVPDIMGHKRTGSNISGTSSDISLDEQYKHQVEDTKKEKRTRIPYKPNYSLNLWSIMKNCIGKELSKIPMPVNFNEPLSMLQRLTEDLEYHELLDRAARCESSLEQLCYVAAFTVSSYSTTVFRTSKPFNPLLGETFELDRLEENGYRSLCEQVSHHPPAAAHHADSKNGWTLRQEIKITSKFRGKYLSIMPLGTIHCIFHSSGNHYTWKKVTTTVHNIIVGKLWIDQSGEIEIINHKTGDKCILKFVPYSYFSRDVARKVTGEVMDPSGKVHFALLGTWDEKMDCYKVQLGTGDNGAEARPRAHEAEDSRVLLWKRNPLPKYAENMYYFSELALTLNAPENGTAPTDSRRRPDQRLMENGRWDEANAEKQRLEEKQRLSRKRREAEAARATEDGTPYDPYKPLWFERKKDPVTQELAHVYKGGYWESKEKQDWSLCPDIF
- the OSBP gene encoding oxysterol-binding protein 1 isoform X1; the protein is MAELRAAGAGPGPAAPPGPAALPAAPGAPPALPSPAASVGAAPPPTAAPAAPTASASGGAGAGGGGAGPGSAREGWLFKWTNYIKGYQRRWFVLSNGLLSYYRSKAEMGHTCRGTINLATANITVEDSCNFIISNGGAQTYHLKASSEVERQRWVTALELAKAKAVKMLEESDDSGDESVSQTDKTELQNTLRILSSKVEDLSTCNDLIAKHGTALQRSLSELEALRLPPDSTDKIKQVNERATLFRITSNAMINACRDFMLLAQTHGKKWQKSLQQERDQRIRLEETLEQLAKQHNHLERAFRGATVLPASTPGTGGSGKDLCCPAKGDLSDEDDDNNEFFDAPEIFPVPDIMGHKRTGSNISGTSSDISLDEQYKHQVEDTKKEKRTRIPYKPNYSLNLWSIMKNCIGKELSKIPMPVNFNEPLSMLQRLTEDLEYHELLDRAARCESSLEQLCYVAAFTVSSYSTTVFRTSKPFNPLLGETFELDRLEENGYRSLCEQVSHHPPAAAHHADSKNGWTLRQEIKITSKFRGKYLSIMPLGTIHCIFHSSGNHYTWKKVTTTVHNIIVGKLWIDQSGEIEIINHKTGDKCILKFVPYSYFSRDVARKVTGEVMDPSGKVHFALLGTWDEKMDCYKVQLGTGDNGAEARPRAHEAEDSRVLLWKRNPLPKYAENMYYFSELALTLNAPENGTAPTDSRRRPDQRLMENGRWDEANAEKQRLEEKQRLSRKRREAEAARATEDGKARLSDRDVPARCPPQALTLLCPPGTPYDPYKPLWFERKKDPVTQELAHVYKGGYWESKEKQDWSLCPDIF